CCGAGTTCACAAAATTTGTCATGttatatgatattattgtttttattggAAGTGTATTATTCTTGTGTTCTCTTCTCAGAGTCAACTGATTATATATTTCTCGTCTTAGTTCTTCATAGGATAGATTTGAGAGATTGCACCTTGTTAGGTAATTTTGTTCTTCCCTGGATTGACATGAGAAGTTCCACATGTTTTCAGCTTCAGGAGTATTGACTTCTGTAGTAATTATTGATGGAACCAAACTGCCCAACATCTAGCAACGATTATGCTGCTGACATCTCTTCCATCAGGCAAGCTCAAGTACGCATTGAGCCCTTTGCGCACAGAACTCCTGTCCTCACCTCAGAAACTTTAGACTCTATTGCTGGAAGAAAGTTGTACTTTAAATGTGAATGCTTTCAGAAGGGGTGAGAAGCTCTTTAACATAGTGGAAGGATTTCTTTCAAAGTAGTCCTGTATAAGTGTGTTGTAGTGAACTAGAGTTTCTGCCTAAAGGTTCTAATTAAGGGCCAGTGTTTGTGCAATTTATCAGGGGAGCTTTTAAATTCCGAGGGGCATGCAATGCTATTTATTCACTTGATGATGATCATGCTGCTAAAGGAGTTGTAACTCATAGCAGGTTCGTTCAGATCTTTCTGGTTTCTGTGGTTTActatctatatttatttttctggaTTACCTCCTGATCTACTTCCTCTTAAATTTAGTGGAAATCATGCTGCAGCTCTTGCTTTGGCTGCAAAGCTACGGGGCATCCCTGCTTATATAGTTATACCAAAAAATGCTCCAAAATGCAAAGTCGAGAATGTCAAACGTTACAGTGGTCAGGTTATCTGGAGTGAGCCATCGATGCAGTCCCGAGAGGATACTGCAAACAAGGTGTTGCAAGATACTGGTGCTGTTCTTATTCATCCCTATAATGATGGTCGCATTATAAGGTAACATTggttttctttgttattttttaatagatgaTACTTGGTACTTCCCCCTTCTCCTCTACAAAATAGATTGAGAGGGGCCTGAAAGCTCCCAAAGAAGCCTTAAGAGTATTTGTGTGCTCGTGTTTTGTTAAAATTCTATCTCCTGCCCAAGACAAACTGAGCCCTACATCTCACTTTATGTGTTAATGATCCTTCTGTATGATGATTTCATCTTTCTCAACATTTGCAGCAGTTTCATTATGAACTATTCCAAGTCAACCTTGAACTTCTAATTGAACTGTATGGAATGGTAGTTTTTGATAttccaaaatatactttttccaaaaaattgaACCTTTTTGCTAGGAATCTAGACAGTATGATCTGTGCTGATGAATATTTCTccatttaatatgtttttttgtgGTCTTTACAGTGGGCAGGGTACAATATCACTGGAGCTTCTGGAACAGGCTTCCGAAATTGACACCTTAATAGTCCCAATTAGCGGTAAATCAACTTTTTAATGACTTTGatatatcattttcttcaaattttaatttgtagacCAGCCTCAATTACTGGTATCGAATGAAGGTGGTGGTTTGATATCGGGAGTTGCGTTGGCTGCCAAAGCCATTAATCCTGCCATTCGCATTTTTGCTGCCGAACCAATGGGAGCGGATGATGCTTTCCAGTCGAAGATCAATGGCAGGATCACTAAGTTATCTGAGGTCAACACTATTGCTGATGGGCTTCGAGCCTTTCTTGGAGACCTCACATGGTAAGGTCTTAGATCTCCTTCTACTCTAAATTACTGTGCCTATTTGGAGCTTTTCGCAATCAAAATCAAAGGTTTGTTGGCGGCAAGATCTGCATGACTCAATGTTTTGGAGATcgtgctaattttttttaactatgttgcttggattcttcaaaaatactgTCGAGTATGCATTTTTGAGGATCTGACCCAAGTGATGCAACATCTTTGGAGGGTCCAGGCAACAGAATTTTTTGGTTCTCACTTTGAGTGTATTTACCCCTGTACTGAAGAAGGCTCTTGGTCCCTTTTTCCCAAGCCCTTCTACCCCCTAGctccttttctttcacttctatGCCGATTTCTAACAAGCCAATTTGATAACTTTGCTTTTTCTAACACACTCTTGATAACTTTGCTTTTTCTAACATGCCAATTTGATAAATGGTATCTGGCATTTACCTTTACCATCAAACAGGCCTATCGTTCGCGATCTCGTGGATGACGTCATagttgttgatgatgaagagATAATACAAGCTATGAGACTTTGCTATGAAATTCTAAAGATTGCAGTGGAACCAAGTGGAGCTATTGGCCTTGCAGCAGTTCTTTCCAATAGTTTTAAAACAAATCCAGCTTATAGAGAATGCAATAATATTGGCATTGTAATTTCTGGAGGCAATGTTGATCTTGGTGTGCTTTGGAATTCCGATAACAAATGAGAAACTCTGTATTCAATTTCTCCCCTCATTGGAACAAACTTCTATATGACTTATGTATTCTTGCAatttcttgttctttgatttatgtttcacattatttgttttttttactgTTCTTTTGTTCTGAATGCTCTGTACTGCTTTCCTTCTTAGTTGTCATTTTCTCGATActgtcttattttcttttttataactGCTTGCTTTGATGCTCTTGAGCCGATGGTCTTTTGGAAACAACCTcgctacctccacgaggtatgggtaaggtctgcatatacTCTACCGtcctagaccccacttgtgggattacacttggTATGGAAGTTCCATCGAATGTTGAGTCAATTTCTGTGATTTTAGCTACCGAGTATTGAGGTATCTTTCTGCTCAGGTACTGTAAGTTCTTTCCAGCCATTAAGGTTCATTCTTTCCCTCTTAGTTCTCTTTCTATTTTCAGTGTCTGCTATCCACTAATACTGGTTCttgattttagtatttttaatttttttttgctgtAATGGGTGTAAAAACTATCTGAAGTTGAGTTTGTTTCTCATGGACCCAAAtggatttttgagttg
This genomic stretch from Solanum stenotomum isolate F172 chromosome 10, ASM1918654v1, whole genome shotgun sequence harbors:
- the LOC125841423 gene encoding serine racemase, whose amino-acid sequence is MEPNCPTSSNDYAADISSIRQAQVRIEPFAHRTPVLTSETLDSIAGRKLYFKCECFQKGGAFKFRGACNAIYSLDDDHAAKGVVTHSSGNHAAALALAAKLRGIPAYIVIPKNAPKCKVENVKRYSGQVIWSEPSMQSREDTANKVLQDTGAVLIHPYNDGRIISGQGTISLELLEQASEIDTLIVPISGGGLISGVALAAKAINPAIRIFAAEPMGADDAFQSKINGRITKLSEVNTIADGLRAFLGDLTWPIVRDLVDDVIVVDDEEIIQAMRLCYEILKIAVEPSGAIGLAAVLSNSFKTNPAYRECNNIGIVISGGNVDLGVLWNSDNK